TCGGCCGCAGCCCAGACGGTTTTCTGCCGGGCCAGCTTTTCCAGCACTTCGCCCATCTTTCCTTCCAGGTGCAGGCCGTTATAGATGATTACGTCTGCTTCGCGCAGGGTCTGTAAATCTCCCAAGGCGGCTTTGTACAAATGAGGATCTACGCCGGGCCCCATCAAGGCGTCTACCACGGCCACATCTCCTACAATATTAGACACGGCGTCTGCCAGAATACCAGTGGTGGTGACTATGTAGGCCTTGCCTTGCTGATGTGCTTTGGCACCGTTAGAGTCTTTGGGATTGCAACCCGATGCCAACAGCAGAAGGAAGGCCAGAAAAAAGGCGAAGCGTTTTTGGGCTATTTTCATGGAATCAGCGCGAAAACGCAACTCAAGGGTTAATCACAAAAATCTTCTCCAACACCTCTGAAGACAAAATCACCGACTTACTCTTATCAATGCTGATTTCCAGGGAGTTATCATAGGCGATTTTATCTAGTACTTGCAAGTGCGTACCAATCTGAATGCCCACCCGGTTGAGGTATTGCAAGAAGGCGGGTTGGGCATCCTGTACGCGGCACACTACGCCTTCCTGGCTTACCTGCAGGGAGCTTAATACTTGTTGCTGCACCAGCCGTAATTCGCCGGCCTCAGAGGGAATGGGGTCGCCGTGGGGGTCTACTTTGGGGTGTCCCAGAAACGCATCTAGCCGCTGAATGAGCAGTTCAGATTTTACGTGTTCCATCTGCTCGGCCACGTCATGCACCTCATCCCAGGTGAAGTTGAGTTTCTGCACCAGAAAGGTTTCCCAGAGCCGGTGCTTTCTAATGATTTTGAGGGCCACGCGCTGCCCGGCTTCTGTTAGCTGGACGCCGTGGTATTTTTCATAATGCACCACTTGCTTGAGATTGAGCTTGCGGAGCATGTCGCTGACGGAGGCGGGTTTGGTTTCCAGCACCTCCGCCAGCGCCGTGGTGCTCACGGCTTGGGCACCGCTGCCAGATAACTTGAAAATGGCTTTAATATAGTTTTCTTCAGCGGTACTGTACATGTTGTTACCAGCGTATGAGGGCAGATGCCCAGGTGAAACCACTCCCGAAGGCGGCCAGACAGATCAAATCGCCTTCCTTGATTTTTCCTTCTTCAAAGGCCTCTGAGAACGCAATGGGAATGGAGGCAGCGGTGGTGTTTCCGTATTTCTGGATGTTGCTCATCACCTTTTCTTCGGCTAAGCCCATCTTCTGCTGAATGAATTGCGTGATGCGCAGGTTAGCCTGGTGCGGTACCAGCAAATCAATGTCAGAGGCAGCCAGCCCGTTCTGGGTCAAGGCCTCATTGATCACCTCCGGGAAGCGGGTCACGGCGTGCTTGAACACAGTGCTGCCGTTCATGTAAGGGTAAATGGTGCCTTCATCAATCATTTCATGCGTAAGGCGCTGTGGCTTGTTGCTGCTCGGGTCGGTGGCGGCCAGTTCCTCGGCAAACTCGCCTTGGGCGTGCAGGTGCGTAGACAGAATACCTCTTTCCAGGTTTTCTTCTGGTACCAGGACCGCGGCTCCCGCACCATCACCAAAAATCACCGAAACAGATCTGCCTCTGGTGGTAAAGTCCAAGCCTGATGACTGAATCTCTGAGCCAACTACCAGCACGTTGTTGTACATGCCGGTTTTAATGAACTGATCACCCACAGACAGGGCATAAATAAATCCAGAGCACTGGTTTCTGATGTCCAGGGCAGGGGTGGTGGTCAAACCCAGTTCACGCTGCATCAAAACGCCCGGTCCCGGAAAGAAATAGTCTGGGCTCAACGTAGCGAAGATGATTAAGTCAATGTCTTTGGCTTCTAGGCCGGCACGGTCCATGGCCATCTGAGCGGCTCTGGTGCCCATGTTGGCGGTAGTGTCCTTGCCCGGCTCAAAATAGCGGCGCTCCTGTATACCGGTTCTCTCCACAATCCAGGCATCTGAGGTATCCATCAGTCCCTCCAGGTCGGCGTTTTTCACCACCTTCTCCGGTACATAATGACCTACTCCGGCAATGCGCGAATTTCTTATTTGTTTAGTCATAACTGTGCAAATATAAACGTGTTATTGAAAAATAAGTTTAGGCTTGTCTAAAAAATTTAAATTTCTTTTATTTTCTCAGGAGCATTTCTATCACAGACAACAATTCCTCTTCTTCCTGTTGCCAGAAAACATCCTTCGGGATTCCCTTGGAATAGTACGTGTTCTGCAGAATTTGCTCAATGGTTGCCTGAGAAAGCGGTTGCTTAAAATCCAGGCAGGCACCCGCCTGGTTTTCTTGTAGTACCTGTTCCCATAAAGGATTGTTTTGCGCGATCACTACCAAGCCATTGGCCAGGTATTCATACAACTTGGTAGGAAGACACCGTTGCGTACTGGGGTGTGGATGGTAGGGCATGAGGCCCAGATGGCTTTTACTTTCCCATTCCAGAATCTGGGAATGCGGCACCAAGGCGTCTCCGCCAATCAATTGCACAAACGGCAAAGAGGCAATGCGCGCCCTTACCTGTTGCAAGAATTTCTGGTCTGGGGCATAGCCAATAATCGTGAGGCTGCTGTTCGGGGCAAATTGATGAAATTGCTCGGCCCAGGAAATGGCTTTCATCACCCCGTATAATTGCGAAATGGTGCCCGTGTACAGAAGCTGAATTTCTGGCAGGCCTTTTAGGCGCACCGGGGTATGAGGCATTTCTGCAAAAGGCTGACCTGGTGGTTTGTATTTATTCTGCAAAACGGTAAACCGCCGGTCTATAAACGGAAGCTCCTGCGCATAGGAGGCTTCGGCTAAAAGGAAATAGTCTACCGCCGGAGCCAATGCACTCTCCATGCACCGGACTAGTTTGCCTAGCCCTTTTCCAAAAAAAGAGCCATATACGTGTTGGGTTTCTAAATTAAGCTGATAGTTTTCCTGGATGTCATACACCAGTTGGCCGCCGTAATTTTTCTTGTACCACCACGCTAGGGGTAGGAGTTCATGTGTACACACCACTACCACCTGAGGCCGGAGCTGTTTGAGCAATTTCCAGAACGACCACTGGGCCCGGAGTCGTTGCCAGGAAATTCTGTTGAAGTTAAAGATAGGGTGGAAGGTAATAGCATTTTGTTCAGGAAGCGGGGCATGAAAACCGGCTACATGCACCTCTGCAGACGGGAGCTTGGCTATGCTTTGGCCCAGCTTGGCGTACATACGGGTGTCATTGACCGGCTTTAAAAGCGAAGCCAGCAGAATTCGTTTTCTGAACATCAGCACAATTTAATACTTTTGAGGACTATTTCTTTCACACAAACCAAATGAACGATTTAAGAGAGATTATTGAGTCTACCTGGGAGAACCGGGAGCTCTTGAAGCAGGGCAATTCGCAAGAGGCTATCAGAGCCGTGATTGAACTGTTGGATAAAGGCCAGATTAGAGTGGCCGAGCCCATCATGGACGGTTGGCAAGTAAACGAGTGGGTGAAAAAGGCGGTGTTGATGTACTTCCCCATTCAGACCATGGAAACTATTGAAGCTGGTCCGTTTGAATTCCATGACAAGATTCCATTGAAGCGCAATTTTGCCGAGCAGGGTGTACGCGTGGTACCGCATGCTTTGGCGCGTTACGGTTCTTACCTGGCCAAAGGCGTGATCCTAATGCCTTCTTACACCAACATTGGCGCATACGTTGACGAAGGAACCATGGTAGACACCTGGGCCACCGTTGGTTCTTGCGCTCAGGTAGGCAAGCACGTGCACTTAAGCGGTGGCGTTGGTTTGGGGGGTGTCTTAGAGCCAGTACAAGCGGCCCCGGTCATCATTGAAGATGGTGCCTTTATTGGCTCCCGCAGCATTTTGGTGGAAGGCTGCCGCATTGGCAAAGAGGCCGTGATTGGCGCCAACGTGTGCATTACGGGCAGCACCAAAATCATTGACGTGACCGGCTCAGAACCGAAGGAATACAAAGGCTACGTGCCACCGCGCTCCGTGGTGATTCCTGGTTCTTATACCAAACAATTCCCGGCAGGGTCATACCAAGTGCCTTGCGCCCTGATTATTGGCCAACGCAAAGAATCCACTGATTTAAAGACGTCTCTCAACGATGCCTTGCGTGAAAACGAAGTAGCCGTTTAAGAATCATCTTTATTTATAGAGCAATCAAGAAAGAGCGGGCATTTTGTCTGCTCTTTCTGGTTAAAAGGCCTGCCTAAGAGCTAAATGCCTTTCAATCAGCAGAAGAACAATAATTTAAAGTCCATTTTTGGCCTATTTCCCGGAAAACAGCCCAAAAACGAAAGAGCCGCCCTATTAATAAGGCGGCTCTTTCGTTTAATAAATAAGGATGAGATTACTTCTTAAAGGTGTCTGCCACCACCAGGTCTTTGGTACCGTGGGTGTAGCTGTAGAAGCCCTGTCCTGATTTCACGCCTTTGTGACCGGCTTGTACCATGTTCACGAGCAGTGGGCAAGGTGCGTATTTCGGGTTGCCGAAGCCGTCATGTAGCACGCGCAGAATGGATAGACACACGTCCAGGCCAATGAAGTCTGCCAATTGCAAAGGTCCCATGGGGTGGGCCATGCCTAGTTTCATGATGGTGTCAATCTCTTCTACACCCGCAACGCCTTCAAACAAAGAATAGATGGCCTCATTGATCATGGGCATGAGAATACGGTTGGCCACAAAACCTGGGTAGTCATTGGCCTCAGCTGGAATCTTGCCCAACTGCTTGGATAGTTCTAGGATCTGAGTGGTGACGGCATCGCTGGTGGAATAGCCTCTGATCACTTCTACTAATTTCATGACCGGCACGGGGTTCATGAAGTGCATGCCAATCACCTTATCTGGGCGCTGGGTCACAGAGGCAATCTTGGTGATGGAGATGGAAGAGGTATTGCTGGCCAGAATGCACTCAGGTTTGGTGAACGCATCCAGGTTACGGAAGATCTCCAGTTTCAGGTCCACATTTTCTGTGGCAGCCTCCACCACCAGGTCAGCATTCTGCACGCCGGCCTGCATGTCTGTAAAGGTAGTAATGCGGGAGAGGGTTTGGGTTTTCTGGTCTTCGGTAAGAGTACCTTTGGTTACCATGCGGTCCAGGTTTTTACCAATAGTGGCCAAGGCGCGGTTTAAAGAATCCTGGGAAATATCAATAAGAGAAACTTGAAAAGAGTTCTGCGCAAACACGTGGGCAATACCATTGCCCATAGTGCCAGAACCAATAACGGCTATGTTCATATAGGATAGGTGTAGGTAAGAATCTTGTTACAAAACTAAGATATTTCTGGTTTTGCCCAAGTAATTGATTTCCATTACCTATACCCAGCAAGTCTGAGGAAGAAACGAACAATTTTTAAACATATTATATGCCTATATAAATCTTTTGGAATACTGTTGCGTACAAGCTAAAAATTCCATAAGGAAACATGCGAAATGTAGCCGGCGGAAGGAAACTAAACTAAAACCTAACACAACTAAAACTATGGGAAATCTATTGTATATCATCGCGGTAGTGCTGGTGATCATCTGGCTAATCGGGTTCTTAGGATTCGGAGATCAAGTGGGTGGTATCATTCACATTTTGTTAGTGATTGCAGTGATTGCAGTTGTTCTGCGTTTAATACGCCGAGCCTAACATCTTACAATTGTTAAATCCGCACTGCCTTGTGTAGTGCTTTAATTTGATGCGTATGGGAAATTTGCTGTATATCATTGCCGTCGTTTTGGTGATTATCTGGCTAATCGGATTCTTAGGATTCGGAGATCAAGTGGGCGGAATCATCCACGTGCTATTAGTTATTGCCATTGTGATGGTATTGCTTCGACTCATTAGAGGATAGCGGATCACCTACCATTATAAAAAACAAAGGGCGCCCTGTAAGGCGCCCTTTGTTTTTAAGCTATTTTATGGAAATCAGGCCAAAAACGGCCAGTTTCTTTAAGCAATAGATTTTTCTTTGTACATCTTAGCACGTAGCTCTTTTATGTCATTGTCTGTGAGATATTCATCATAGCTCATGCGCTTGTCAATGATGCCGCTGGGCGTCAATTCAATGATGCGGTTGGCAATAGTGTCTACAAACTGCAAGTCATGGGAGCTGAACAACAAGGACCCCTGGAATTCTTTGAGGCCGTTGTTCAAGGCGGTGATGGACTCCAGATCCAAGTGGTTGGTAGGCTCATCTAAGACTAGCATGTTGCCGCTCTGCAACATCATGCGGGAGAGCATGCAACGTACTTTCTCACCTCCAGACAAGACGCTGGCTTTCTTCAAAGACTCCTCGCCAGAGAACAACATACGGCCCAGGAAACCCCTGATGAAACTCTCATCTTTCTCAACAGAGAATTGGCGCAACCAGTCCACCAAATTCGTGTCTGTCTGGAAGAACTCATTGTTGTCTTTCGGGAAGAAGGCAGCGGTGATGGTAGTTCCCCATTTGTATTCACCCTTGTCTGGGGTGGCTTCACCCATGATGATTTTAAAGAAAGTAGTGGCCGCCATGTCATTGCGGCTAATCACGGCAATCTTGTCGTTTTTATCCATCATGAAGGAGACATTCTTGAACAGAACGCCGTCTTCATTACTGGCCATCATATCATCTACCTGCAACAACTGGTTACCGGCTTC
The nucleotide sequence above comes from Nibribacter ruber. Encoded proteins:
- a CDS encoding metal-dependent transcriptional regulator, which produces MYSTAEENYIKAIFKLSGSGAQAVSTTALAEVLETKPASVSDMLRKLNLKQVVHYEKYHGVQLTEAGQRVALKIIRKHRLWETFLVQKLNFTWDEVHDVAEQMEHVKSELLIQRLDAFLGHPKVDPHGDPIPSEAGELRLVQQQVLSSLQVSQEGVVCRVQDAQPAFLQYLNRVGIQIGTHLQVLDKIAYDNSLEISIDKSKSVILSSEVLEKIFVINP
- a CDS encoding 3-oxoacyl-ACP synthase III family protein, whose product is MRNSRIAGVGHYVPEKVVKNADLEGLMDTSDAWIVERTGIQERRYFEPGKDTTANMGTRAAQMAMDRAGLEAKDIDLIIFATLSPDYFFPGPGVLMQRELGLTTTPALDIRNQCSGFIYALSVGDQFIKTGMYNNVLVVGSEIQSSGLDFTTRGRSVSVIFGDGAGAAVLVPEENLERGILSTHLHAQGEFAEELAATDPSSNKPQRLTHEMIDEGTIYPYMNGSTVFKHAVTRFPEVINEALTQNGLAASDIDLLVPHQANLRITQFIQQKMGLAEEKVMSNIQKYGNTTAASIPIAFSEAFEEGKIKEGDLICLAAFGSGFTWASALIRW
- a CDS encoding lmo0937 family membrane protein, which translates into the protein MGNLLYIIAVVLVIIWLIGFLGFGDQVGGIIHILLVIAVIAVVLRLIRRA
- a CDS encoding glycosyltransferase family protein, which codes for MFRKRILLASLLKPVNDTRMYAKLGQSIAKLPSAEVHVAGFHAPLPEQNAITFHPIFNFNRISWQRLRAQWSFWKLLKQLRPQVVVVCTHELLPLAWWYKKNYGGQLVYDIQENYQLNLETQHVYGSFFGKGLGKLVRCMESALAPAVDYFLLAEASYAQELPFIDRRFTVLQNKYKPPGQPFAEMPHTPVRLKGLPEIQLLYTGTISQLYGVMKAISWAEQFHQFAPNSSLTIIGYAPDQKFLQQVRARIASLPFVQLIGGDALVPHSQILEWESKSHLGLMPYHPHPSTQRCLPTKLYEYLANGLVVIAQNNPLWEQVLQENQAGACLDFKQPLSQATIEQILQNTYYSKGIPKDVFWQQEEEELLSVIEMLLRK
- a CDS encoding 3-hydroxyacyl-CoA dehydrogenase family protein, producing MNIAVIGSGTMGNGIAHVFAQNSFQVSLIDISQDSLNRALATIGKNLDRMVTKGTLTEDQKTQTLSRITTFTDMQAGVQNADLVVEAATENVDLKLEIFRNLDAFTKPECILASNTSSISITKIASVTQRPDKVIGMHFMNPVPVMKLVEVIRGYSTSDAVTTQILELSKQLGKIPAEANDYPGFVANRILMPMINEAIYSLFEGVAGVEEIDTIMKLGMAHPMGPLQLADFIGLDVCLSILRVLHDGFGNPKYAPCPLLVNMVQAGHKGVKSGQGFYSYTHGTKDLVVADTFKK
- a CDS encoding 2,3,4,5-tetrahydropyridine-2,6-dicarboxylate N-succinyltransferase: MNDLREIIESTWENRELLKQGNSQEAIRAVIELLDKGQIRVAEPIMDGWQVNEWVKKAVLMYFPIQTMETIEAGPFEFHDKIPLKRNFAEQGVRVVPHALARYGSYLAKGVILMPSYTNIGAYVDEGTMVDTWATVGSCAQVGKHVHLSGGVGLGGVLEPVQAAPVIIEDGAFIGSRSILVEGCRIGKEAVIGANVCITGSTKIIDVTGSEPKEYKGYVPPRSVVIPGSYTKQFPAGSYQVPCALIIGQRKESTDLKTSLNDALRENEVAV
- a CDS encoding lmo0937 family membrane protein, producing MGNLLYIIAVVLVIIWLIGFLGFGDQVGGIIHVLLVIAIVMVLLRLIRG